A region of Paenibacillus sp. JNUCC-31 DNA encodes the following proteins:
- a CDS encoding PolC-type DNA polymerase III — MSGFEEKRKRFELLMKQTELPAGLVEPYFLDGWIERVETSRSNRDWTIVIAKDTLVPAPIYRTFCLHIQEKMNHISKITFGFKYNEQVEISDIVSEYWNLFLEWVTREIPSVNGWMNRTKFECEADLLQLTMSDTMSLELAKKKQIDQAITAFYDKYFQLPLRVKMLVGEVGSNKEAMEQFQLKKREEELQVIEQMMSEVDSEIPEEEDQGDVRLQMGYEIKEPPVPMQEIQDEEKKVTLQGTVFGLDRKELRNGNTLFTFYLTDFTDSMQMKMFAKTKEDVKILSLLANGKWVKVRGRVEYDRFMQIPELAMIPSDLVEVKAPPSRKDNAAEKRVEFHLHSTMSTMDAVTSIDKYVKTAAEWGHKAIAVSDHGGVQVYPEASKAAKKNGIKMIYGLEANVVNDSVAVVMAPQPLELKSATYIVFDIETTGLSVTQNKIIEIAAVKMEDGKEVDRFATFVNPHERIPYNIQQLTNINDEMVKDAPELEPVIRDFVQFAGDGVLVAHNARFDMGFIQASLKQLGMPELPNPVLDTLELARLLYPKMKNHRLNTLADKYKVALESHHRAIDDTIALAGILNGLVNDAAQLKGLTMLDRLNDYVGVDLSNTRPFHCGIYALNDVGKKNLYKLVSLSHTEHFKRVPCIPKSKLINLREGLIILSGCEKGEFFEAVLNKSLEEAEEIAHFYDILEIQPLTMYMHLVDKGLVATPEELKLAVRKVVDIGEKLGKPVIATGNVHYLEPRDKLYRDITIHGITGFSPLKDQRKPDAHLRTTDEMLEEFQYLGQEKAYEVVVTNTVELADRFEEIKLFPDKLFTPILEGADDEIRNTCYNTAKSIYGEELPEVIVARLEKELKPIIKYGFSANYLISERLVKKSNQDGYLVGSRGSVGSSVVATFLGISEVNPLPAHYICVNPECKHSEWFLDGSVPSGFDLPEKECPDCGGRLKGEGQDIPFETFLGFKGDKVPDIDLNFSGDYQPHAHNYTKVLFSEKSVFRAGTIGTVAEKTAFGFAKKYEEEHHKKWRGAELNRLASGCTGVKRSTGQHPGGIVVVPDYIEVEDVTPVQFPADDVNAEWKTTHFDYHAFEENLLKLDILGHDDPTMMRMLQDLTGVDPTTIPMNDPKVMSMFNSTEALGVTPEQIRSPVATFGVPEMGTKFVRQMLVESQPSSFADLLQISGLSHGTGVWLGNAQDLIKNGTCNIKTVIGCRDDIMLFLIYKAGMDASLAFKITESVRKGRGLPQEWIDEMKNCKVPQWYIDSCLKIQYMFPKAHAAAYVISAVRTAYFKLYHPIEYYATYFTVRADEFDIELVCQGYEPIYRKIVEIEQLGFQAPPKEKNMLPVLEMALEMAARGFSLKPIDLYRSEATKFIVDGNSLIPPFSALGGIGDNAARNIAAAREHGEFLSIEDFQQKSKASKTIVELLTGMGCFRGLPESNQLSLF, encoded by the coding sequence ATGAGTGGATTCGAGGAGAAGAGAAAACGGTTTGAGTTGTTGATGAAACAGACAGAGCTTCCGGCTGGCCTAGTAGAGCCCTACTTTTTGGATGGATGGATTGAACGGGTGGAGACAAGTCGCAGCAACCGTGACTGGACGATAGTAATTGCAAAGGATACCTTGGTTCCTGCTCCAATCTATCGCACATTTTGCCTGCACATCCAGGAGAAAATGAATCATATTTCCAAGATTACGTTTGGTTTTAAATATAATGAGCAGGTCGAGATTAGTGATATTGTCAGCGAGTATTGGAACTTGTTCCTTGAATGGGTTACCCGGGAGATCCCGTCTGTTAACGGTTGGATGAATCGTACGAAGTTTGAATGTGAGGCGGATCTGCTTCAATTGACCATGAGTGATACCATGTCGCTCGAGCTTGCGAAGAAGAAACAGATCGATCAGGCTATAACCGCCTTTTATGACAAGTATTTCCAACTGCCCTTGCGCGTCAAAATGCTGGTTGGTGAGGTTGGAAGCAACAAAGAGGCGATGGAGCAATTCCAGCTCAAGAAACGGGAAGAAGAGCTTCAAGTCATCGAACAGATGATGAGTGAAGTGGACTCGGAAATACCTGAAGAGGAAGATCAGGGCGATGTTCGCTTGCAAATGGGATATGAGATTAAGGAACCACCTGTACCCATGCAGGAAATTCAGGATGAAGAGAAAAAAGTTACTTTACAGGGTACGGTCTTTGGTCTGGATCGCAAGGAATTGCGGAACGGGAATACCTTGTTTACTTTTTATCTGACGGATTTCACCGATTCCATGCAAATGAAGATGTTTGCCAAAACGAAAGAGGATGTCAAAATCCTAAGCCTGTTGGCTAATGGTAAATGGGTGAAAGTGCGTGGCCGTGTAGAGTATGATCGGTTCATGCAAATCCCGGAACTCGCCATGATTCCGTCGGATTTGGTGGAAGTAAAAGCACCCCCATCCCGCAAGGATAATGCAGCTGAGAAACGGGTTGAATTCCATCTGCACTCCACTATGAGTACAATGGACGCTGTAACTTCGATCGACAAATATGTAAAGACTGCAGCGGAATGGGGACACAAAGCTATCGCGGTAAGTGATCATGGCGGTGTGCAGGTGTATCCGGAGGCGTCCAAAGCGGCCAAGAAAAACGGAATTAAAATGATCTACGGCCTTGAGGCCAATGTGGTGAACGATTCGGTTGCTGTTGTTATGGCACCGCAGCCGTTGGAACTTAAGTCGGCGACATATATCGTCTTTGATATCGAGACCACAGGTCTGTCAGTGACCCAGAACAAGATTATCGAGATTGCGGCAGTGAAGATGGAAGACGGTAAAGAGGTAGACCGTTTTGCTACGTTTGTAAATCCGCATGAGCGCATTCCATATAACATTCAGCAGTTGACTAACATTAATGATGAAATGGTGAAGGATGCACCTGAGCTGGAACCGGTTATCCGTGATTTTGTACAGTTTGCCGGAGATGGCGTATTGGTTGCGCATAATGCGCGATTCGATATGGGATTTATTCAGGCGTCGCTAAAACAGCTTGGTATGCCTGAGCTTCCAAATCCTGTCCTTGATACGTTGGAACTGGCGCGGTTGTTATATCCAAAAATGAAGAACCACCGTCTGAATACGCTGGCGGATAAATATAAAGTAGCACTGGAAAGTCATCACCGGGCAATTGATGATACGATCGCGCTCGCAGGCATACTGAATGGATTGGTTAATGATGCTGCCCAGCTGAAAGGTTTGACCATGCTGGATCGGCTGAACGATTACGTCGGCGTTGATCTTTCGAATACGCGTCCGTTCCATTGCGGAATCTATGCTTTGAACGATGTCGGCAAAAAGAATCTCTATAAACTGGTATCACTTTCTCATACGGAGCATTTCAAACGGGTGCCTTGTATTCCAAAATCGAAGCTGATCAATTTGCGAGAAGGTCTCATTATTTTATCCGGTTGTGAAAAAGGTGAGTTTTTCGAGGCTGTGCTCAACAAATCACTTGAAGAGGCGGAAGAAATAGCTCATTTCTATGACATTCTGGAGATCCAGCCTCTGACGATGTATATGCATTTGGTGGACAAAGGGCTGGTGGCTACACCTGAAGAGTTGAAGCTCGCTGTTCGTAAAGTCGTCGACATTGGTGAAAAATTGGGGAAACCGGTCATAGCCACAGGGAACGTGCATTATCTGGAGCCGCGCGACAAGCTATATCGGGATATCACCATTCACGGAATTACAGGATTCAGCCCGCTCAAAGATCAACGCAAACCGGATGCTCACCTAAGAACGACGGATGAAATGCTGGAAGAGTTCCAGTACCTGGGCCAAGAGAAAGCCTACGAAGTTGTCGTTACGAATACGGTGGAATTGGCTGATCGATTTGAAGAAATTAAACTGTTCCCGGACAAGCTGTTTACCCCGATTCTGGAAGGCGCGGACGATGAAATCCGTAATACCTGCTATAATACCGCCAAGTCGATTTATGGTGAAGAACTGCCGGAAGTCATTGTGGCACGACTGGAAAAAGAATTGAAGCCAATTATCAAATACGGTTTTTCTGCCAACTATCTGATCTCGGAACGTTTGGTTAAAAAATCGAATCAGGATGGCTATCTTGTCGGCTCCCGGGGTTCAGTAGGTTCGTCTGTAGTTGCTACTTTTCTGGGTATTTCCGAAGTTAACCCGTTGCCAGCACACTATATTTGTGTGAATCCGGAGTGCAAGCACAGTGAATGGTTCCTGGACGGCAGTGTGCCGAGTGGATTTGACCTTCCTGAGAAAGAATGTCCTGATTGTGGAGGCCGATTAAAAGGCGAAGGGCAAGATATTCCGTTTGAGACCTTCCTTGGTTTTAAAGGGGACAAGGTTCCCGATATTGACTTGAATTTCTCGGGTGATTATCAGCCACATGCCCATAACTATACGAAGGTGCTTTTCAGTGAAAAGAGTGTATTCCGTGCGGGGACGATTGGTACGGTCGCTGAGAAAACGGCGTTTGGTTTTGCCAAGAAATATGAGGAAGAACATCATAAGAAATGGCGCGGGGCTGAGCTAAACCGTCTGGCTTCGGGTTGTACCGGGGTTAAACGTAGTACAGGACAGCATCCCGGTGGTATTGTCGTTGTGCCGGATTATATTGAAGTGGAAGATGTAACACCTGTACAGTTCCCGGCTGATGACGTAAACGCGGAGTGGAAGACAACACATTTTGACTATCACGCCTTCGAAGAGAACTTGCTGAAACTCGATATTTTGGGTCATGATGATCCTACTATGATGCGGATGCTGCAAGATTTGACGGGTGTCGATCCAACCACCATTCCGATGAATGATCCTAAAGTCATGAGTATGTTCAACTCGACGGAGGCGCTGGGGGTTACGCCGGAGCAGATTCGTTCGCCAGTTGCCACTTTTGGTGTACCGGAGATGGGGACGAAATTCGTACGTCAGATGCTTGTTGAATCCCAGCCTTCATCTTTTGCCGATCTACTCCAGATCTCCGGTTTGTCTCACGGTACGGGGGTATGGCTCGGTAATGCACAAGATTTAATCAAAAATGGAACATGTAACATCAAAACGGTGATTGGTTGCCGGGATGATATCATGTTGTTCCTGATTTATAAGGCCGGTATGGACGCCAGTCTTGCCTTTAAAATTACGGAGAGTGTGCGTAAGGGTCGTGGTTTGCCGCAAGAATGGATTGATGAGATGAAAAATTGCAAGGTGCCGCAATGGTACATTGATTCCTGTCTGAAAATCCAGTACATGTTTCCGAAGGCCCACGCGGCCGCATATGTTATCTCGGCAGTACGCACAGCGTACTTTAAGCTGTATCACCCGATTGAATATTATGCGACATATTTCACAGTCCGTGCGGATGAGTTTGACATTGAACTGGTATGTCAGGGATATGAGCCCATCTATCGGAAGATCGTAGAGATTGAGCAATTAGGTTTCCAGGCACCACCAAAAGAAAAAAATATGCTGCCTGTTCTTGAGATGGCTCTGGAAATGGCAGCACGCGGATTCTCGCTCAAGCCGATTGATCTGTATCGTTCGGAAGCGACCAAGTTTATTGTTGATGGAAATTCACTGATTCCTCCTTTTTCAGCATTGGGAGGAATCGGAGATAATGCTGCACGCAATATCGCAGCAGCAAGGGAGCATGGCGAATTCCTGTCGATCGAAGATTTCCAACAGAAGTCCAA